The window AGAATTTAAGCACGGGCATTATGGTTTCGAGCTTGAGTGTCAAGCACCTGGGCACGGGCACCGAGGTTTCAAGCCCAATCTCAATGGATCTAGGCCAAGTGCATGAGACTCAAGCCTTGGCCTCAATGGATCCAAGCTTAGGCACGGGCACAAGCATCCGGGGCTTAGCCTCAATGAATATAAGGTAACATGCTAGGGATCTGGGCATGGGATTTGGGGGCCATGCCTTATTTTTGTGGATTTAGGCTCGCCTCAATGGATCGAGGTCTGAGCATCGGGAACCCAACCAACGGTACTAGAGTCCTAGGCTCGACCTTTGTGGACATGAGGCGAGTGTCATGAGCCCCCACCTTTGTTGACTTGGGCTGGGCACTGGGGTTTCAAGCTTGACCTCTTTGGATTGAAGCTTAGCCTTGATGGACCTTAGTGAACCCAAACCCGACCCTGGCCTATAAATCCAAGCTTGCTATGAAGGGCTAGGAACAAGTGTTGGGGATCTCGTGCCCAAGTGCAGAGTTTTGAGTTCGAGCATTGATATGTAtgtttaaaaaagggaaaaaaccaccaaaaatctcaaattttgcccaaagtgataaatttaccccaaactttttttttgtgacatgaaaaaccctaaaatttgctaatcgtgacacatttacccaaaacttttttttgtgatacaaaaaccctgaactttcatttgtatgacacatttaccctaaatcattGGGGCATTTTGGcctttttactctctttttttctttcttcttcttcttctttcttccctccaccggccatggcggagggaagccggtgTCGGGCGGCCCTAGCCAGCctcggcgagggcgaccctcgcctgaCGTCAGCTTCCCTCCGTTGGCTCTGCTATAGCcggcagagggaagagagaagaagaataaaaaggaaaaacataaagaataagacaaaaatgcctttaatggagtaaatgtgtcacatttgcaaagtttggagtttttcatgtcaaaaaaaaaaaattaaggtaaatttgtcactttgggcaaagtttaggatttttggtagttttttccctttaaaaacGGACTTCTGCCTTTtataaaaacagaaaatcatCTTCTTGAATTTGAGTAATTGCctttcaactaattttttttttttcttttaaaacgaTCCAAACActcaaaaatgaggaaaatatttcccATAAAACCAATGGGCCCTCAATCTACCCTCCTCAATCTAATACTAGCTTATCTTGAACCAAGTGCGGTATGGACAACTCTAGATGGGAACATGAAAATTCCCACGAacattgggaaaaagaaaaaagagagagagaggagagatgaaGTAACATATCCAGTTCTTTCACAGATTTTATAAAAGGTAACGGCAAAGGTTCTCCGCCAACATCGGCGATTTTTACGATGTCAAAAGTAAAAGTTAAGAGTTAGGATAACTGAACAGTTGAGCATGTCCATGTGATGAATGATGCTCGTACAGAAAGGACTTCCACCATCATTATTCCCTAGTAGACCTACTAAAAATCAATGTCTGGTCCCTCCCTTTCCCCTCGAATCATTCCAAGCCTCAAACCGCACGAATCACTCCAAGCCAGGAGGATCAGAATATTTCTTCAAACCCTAAAAGCATGCCTCTGCGACCGTCTCACAAGTACGCTGGCACAACATTTTGGGCcgctcttccttttcttcaccACTTCATGACAAAGTAATGTATTGACACTTCCATACTTTATGATAAAGACCATAACACACTTATAACCAGCATCGACACGCGGGGCACAAGTGTAAAGATATAATACGCATGGATTCTGCATCGCCATCGCATGTGATGTACGCATATCTGCTCGATCCTCAAGGCCACGCGATCACCGACTCAACACTAAGTAGTGAGGTCCTACTGCTTGCGAATGTTCTGCCACGTAGTTTCCTACGCACAGGTGTGCACACAAAATGCATAACACGTACAAAGATGTATACATCTACGAATGGTATTTGGTTCACGACCCCATGCGGCAATTTTTTATAAGTTCACCCATCACTTGCATCTGATCTATCCCGCAAATATACCTGTTTGTACAATTTGATTTCACATAATCAAAAGAGCCACACAGacggaaggagagagagagagagagagagagagagagagagagagaggcttacaTATATTAAGCAGAGATAAAAATAAGTGGAGTGGCCAATAAACCAGTGGAATCCACGTCACGCGGGTTCCTCTTTTGGCAATTCCTTCAAAGCCTTCCACTCCACTTTCGAGAGCCCTGAAGCGAGGAGCCACCATCCCCCTTTCTTTGCCTTTCCcataaccttttcttttccatcgcTCATCGTCCAATGCTGGATACAGTCCTAGCATTACCACCACACAAATTGTCGTTAGTATAAGAGAGGCATATGGTGGCATATTTCACTTTACATTTTCCATTGCCATATAATATACAAAGCTCACCCTATCTCCAGCTTTCAATGCACAtcgtcaattaaatattaaaataacacagaagaaaaggagaacacGGAATGGACACGGCGCACTGTAATCGCATCACCACAGTATCGCGAGACAATGACAGCTGTGCACATTCCtaaataaatctaaaacccGGTACACGTTGTCAAGTCATTTTGAGGACAACTCCAGAAGAATGAACCGAGACAACCGCCAAGaccaaaataaatttgtaatatGAGCAAAGCAAGTGCAAAGGAagtttaattttaacttaaaaatCAACACAAGTAGTTCTTTCTACTCTATCGGAGCTATATTTCACTACTGTACAAGTCGAAAGTACTTCATGGATATTAAGAGAGCACAACAGATGTCCGTTGAAGTAAAGACTAGATCTTAATCACGAAAGGCAAACGTGTAATCAAAACCAATTTTCAGGCATTATAAGCATATTTATCTCATTACTGAGTTAAAAAGAGTACTTCCCTCACCGACGAGGTATTAACTTAGATAGCGAGGGAGTTTGATTCTTTCCTCGTGATTTTAGCCTCAAGTTTTGTTGGGGCCACTTCAATAGTTAAATCTTAATGCACCGGGCCGATGCAGAGGAATGCACTCATAGTTCACCTGGGGAAGTGGACCAGTTGAGGTGCAGGAAAGCCGGCCCTAGTACCACCGGACcgttcaaaaacaaaaagtacttTACTCAAAGTAGTTTAGAAACGTCGTTTTTCAAATTCTGCTCTAAACATCTACAACTACAATTGAATTTAAAACACATGCATGTCTTCACTCTAACAAGTCTATAGTGACTCTAAAGCTCAGATAAAGCTTATCATAAGCTTTCTAAAGCTTCAGACAGTATAAACtagaatatttatttaattcaatGTTAAGAGTCCATAAGCACCTCTTGCCTCAAAAAGATGCTGGCATTAGATAAAGTATGTCTCATATGTTTTTGTACGTAAATCCATTTGGTCTTGAAATCCAAATGTAATGCAACGATcaagattgaggaagagaaggagagcTTGACAAATGGACATACGAAAAAGCCAACCATCCACAATTAGCATGCAATTACCTTTTCTGTTGTCAAGTTAACATAAATGGAAGTTCATCACTATccgcttttttatttttctgagtGGAGGTGGAGATTATGGAGGCAGTTTTTGCACAAACTTTACATATTAAATGGGAATTTTGATTAGTACCACTATGGATAGTAGTATAATGCAAATGAGTCCACCAGCGCAAAAGAATCCACCTTTTCAGTGAATCTTCTGGGATATACAACGCAATTAGATTACCctccaattaaataaactaattgCAGCTTTCAGGGTTTTAAATTGTCTTCGACTGACTGAATGCCTCAGTAGCAAAGTAGCAATTAAACTCTAAATAATTTAGTCATTCATATGACATATTTTACTAGCTTTGTGCAGCTTTAGTTATTTCACATTAAGCATCATTAGAGAGCAGCAAAAGGCAATAAACATTTCTTGGTCGATGGCTCTTTCAAGTAGGAAGTTCACTTATCGTATGAGGACGGAGTCCAAAAAAATGATGCACTCTTGTTACATGAACAGTCACCTAAGAGACACCTAAGCAGCGAAATCTTGCTTTCTATCTTGCCATTTATCATTTACTTCACTTGGCTGCTAACTAGTGGCCTTCACAGAAGTCAAGGGACGACAATCATTTTCCCATTTTGATTTGAAAGCAAAGAAGACCTAGTCCCTTTCAATTAGAATATTGGCTGCTAGTTCTCAGGTCATGCTAAACACTAGTTTTAATTCACAGTCTGTTCACCTAAATTGTTACATGTCCTCTGTCTAAACTTTCACTCAAGAAccacaaatttagaaaaataacttCATTCCAGAACATCACATCTTCTTACAGGGTGCTTGTAAAATGTCAACATTCATCTCAACGGCATCTTTGGCTCAAACAACATTGATCAGACTCAAAAAGTAGCCAACTGTATAGTCAGTTAGAAAAGCAAAAATACATCCTCTCTGAACCTGAGGATTTCCACTATGAAAGCTACATCAACGTATCACTTGCAAGCCCGGGTTATATAGGCATAAATCTGACGTCACATGCATAAGGTGCCTATCAGAAAATAAAGTGCTTGCACCAGTGTATGAAGATGGAAATATGATAATGTAAAGAATAGGGGCTATCGCATAGAGATTCAACACTGGAACTTGCTAATATATATAGCTAGAGGATACCTAGATATCTGCATACAAAAGAATACCTAAAGCAGGTTTCCTTATCAGACATAAGTGAAAGAGACGAGATACAAGAGAAGATGGCGCAAGAAGAAATCCGGAAGGGTCCATGGACAGAACAGGAGGACTTCAAGCTGGTCTGCTTTGTGGGCTTGTTTGGAGATCGACGATGGGATTTTATAGCCAAGGTTTCAGGTTTGAAGGTGGCGGGAGACAAATAATAGGTAGGCTTATCTTGAAGATAAAGGTTCTTGGAAGGGGCTACCACTGATAGCATGGTTTTGATGTAGGTTTGAACAGAACAGGGAAGAGTTGCAGGTTACGTTGGGTTAACTACCTCCACCCAGGTCTCAAGCGAGGGAAGATGACACCTCAAGAGGAGAAACTTGTGGTTGAACTTCATGCCAAATGGGGAAACAGGTCCTAAGACTTTGTTATCTATTCTTAGCTTCAATTTATCAGCCAGTATATTATACCGCTCTACAGTTCTTAatgcattgaacaaattcaaaatgttGCTTATCTACTTCTTCTAAAGTACAGCACTTATGTGATGCAGATGGTCCAGAATTGCTCGTAAATTACCGGGACGCACAGATAACGAAATCAAGAACTACTGGAGAACTTATATGAGGAAAAAAGCTCAGGAGAGGAAACATCCCATTccgccatcatcatcatcatcatcatcatcttctaaTTGCTATTCATCCACATCAAACAATCCTCCTGCTGATTTGTTACCCTTCCAAGCAACTGGAGAAGTAAGCTACTATGACACAGGTGGTCCAAATGTATCAActccaacaagaaagaagagtgaagaaaaagaagaccaTGAAAAGGGGGACTCCATGGATGATATATGGAAAGATATTACTGCTTCAGAGGAGACTAATGATATCACACAGTCTTACAACTGCTTTAGTGATGAGAGTTACAGTTTCACCTGTCCTCAAATGGCTTCACCAGCATGGGAATTATACTCTGACTCACTCTGGAaaatggatgaagaagaaggcgaGATGCTTCTCTCCATGAGCAATCATTACTCTTCCTGGTAAATACAGGAGTCAAGAGAGGGTCCTTTGTTGGTTGATaagaatttcattaattaatatttctcCAGTTAAGCAGTATCTTTATAAGGCAGCACTAACCCGTATAGCATGGTTTAGTATAAGATGTGAAGATAGGTCTCAGTCCACAGAAATGCCTGTCATTTCATGCATGCTGGAGTCCTTCATCCCTAGATAATGTTTTGTTATAAAGCAGGAAAAATAACCTCATTGATCTTCAATGAGGTAGTAATCCCATTGATGGGT of the Eucalyptus grandis isolate ANBG69807.140 chromosome 10, ASM1654582v1, whole genome shotgun sequence genome contains:
- the LOC104422514 gene encoding transcription factor MYB48 isoform X2, which codes for MAQEEIRKGPWTEQEDFKLVCFVGLFGDRRWDFIAKVSGLNRTGKSCRLRWVNYLHPGLKRGKMTPQEEKLVVELHAKWGNRWSRIARKLPGRTDNEIKNYWRTYMRKKAQERKHPIPPSSSSSSSSSNCYSSTSNNPPADLLPFQATGEVSYYDTGGPNVSTPTRKKSEEKEDHEKGDSMDDIWKDITASEETNDITQSYNCFSDESYSFTCPQMASPAWELYSDSLWKMDEEEGEMLLSMSNHYSSW
- the LOC104422514 gene encoding transcription factor MYB48 isoform X1, whose translation is MDRTGGLQAGLLCGLVWRSTMGFYSQGFRFEGGGRQIIGLNRTGKSCRLRWVNYLHPGLKRGKMTPQEEKLVVELHAKWGNRWSRIARKLPGRTDNEIKNYWRTYMRKKAQERKHPIPPSSSSSSSSSNCYSSTSNNPPADLLPFQATGEVSYYDTGGPNVSTPTRKKSEEKEDHEKGDSMDDIWKDITASEETNDITQSYNCFSDESYSFTCPQMASPAWELYSDSLWKMDEEEGEMLLSMSNHYSSW